From Watersipora subatra chromosome 2, tzWatSuba1.1, whole genome shotgun sequence, one genomic window encodes:
- the LOC137387966 gene encoding dentin sialophosphoprotein-like — translation MPADKDGSASSRSSKSARSDRSDNSRRSENSKKSGSSTKSRESFIEQRTSLYEEGSVKSGRSDKSKKSKGSKKSDRSGRSDKSTSSIKSNHFDTSHKSTSSIKSDRSDTSHKSKDSVMSDRSDKSDKSSDSMRSDRSAKSNKSTSSNMSQRSIRSDGSEESHHSKTSIQSASSKKSAKSTSSSSSNDTVKSTGTVEAKATEEPIELKPSVETEEAPKMQVPPIEANSFYKLSTALAMECSRTGDKLVVKGCMGTVRELIEILSHNHDLMKLAMPACGLNSQEFTEIAHALIKSGCPLQELDITDNKIELSGGLALPNLISSKKMLMSLRLTGTDITPVGVSPVLQALKESEVRLTSLYLSNCTVGETLNPGDGLEHLAHLIRTQGSRLKQMAISHITTDSLRMLCEAISSSWRTFSSVEFSFVKELFGAEVSSLKFSSGVVINNLSLINNHLTDDSITAIVKQWYADRPTLRAVIIEPGNPLITDVGRNILNRFLRGEPETDATTSSDETSSAASSPTRSKTPIVSKPPLPPRSLSFQSSVSARSDKDSEKADSENGDLEKPASEKTDSEKEDSEKTVSEKSDSKEDLDNGDFKKDAEKTESEHGDSTSSESSESKKSESKTNLEKADVKKANAEKDSEPEESSWSESDSQKSETQLAESKEPMTKKSVSEEFDRKSQEKLESNKALDPETPRSQTTKTTSSDDDDIDTDTDDQAGLLGLSSTESETTTPRG, via the exons ATGCCCG CTGATAAAGATGGTAGTGCATCCTCAAGGTCATCAAAGTCTGCACGTTCTGACCGATCTGACAACTCCCGAAGGTCTGAAAACTCAAAAAAGTCTGGTAGCTCCACTAAATCGCGAGAGTCATTCATAGAACAAAGAACAAGCTTA TATGAAGAAGGCTCCGTAAAGTCAGGCAGATCAGATAAGTCTAAAAAGTCAAAAGGTTCCAAGAAGTCAGATCGATCCGGTAGGTCTGACAAGTCGACAAGTTCCATTAAGTCCAACCACTTCGACACATCACACAAGTCGACAAGTTCCATAAAGTCCGACCGCTCCGATACATCACACAAGTCCAAAGACTCCGTAATGTCTGACAGATCCGATAAGTCTGACAAGTCAAGTGATTCCATGAGGTCTGATCGATCAGCCAAGTCAAACAAGTCGACAAGTTCCAACATGTCTCAGCGGTCTATCAGGTCGGATGGTTCAGAAGAGTCCCACCATTCCAAAACATCAATCCAATCAGCAAGCTCAAAAAAATCAGCCAAATCCACCTCGTCAAGTAGCTCTAACGACACTGTAAAATCGACTGGGACCGTTGAAGCTAAGGCAACAGAGGAACCAATTGAACTGAAACCTTCAGTAGAAACAGAAGAAGCACCCAAAATGCAAGTGCCACCAATCGAAGCCAATAGTTTTTATAAGCTATCCACCGCTCTTGCTATGGAATGTTCTAGAACAGGAGACAAGCTTGTTGTGAAAGGATGCATGGGTACA GTTAGAGAGCTCATAGAGATCTTGTCACACAATCATGACTTGATGAAACTTGCCATGCCTGCCTGCGGACTCAACTCTCAAGAGTTTACAGAAATCGCACACGCATTGATAAAATCTGGGTGCCCATTGCAG GAATTGGATATAACGGACAACAAGATCGAGCTGAGTGGAGGGCTAGCATTGCCAAACCTAATTTCTTCTAAGAAGATGCTTATGAGCCTCAG GCTAACTGGAACAGATATAACACCTGTTGGTGTCTCACCGGTACTGCAAGCCTTAAAGGAAAGTGAAGTACGATTGACTTCCCTGTACTTGAGCAATTGCACTGTTG GTGAGACATTGAACCCCGGTGATGGCCTGGAGCACCTCGCCCACCTTATCCGAACCCAAGGGAGCAGGCTGAAGCAAATGGCTATTAGCCAC ATAACAACAGATTCATTGCGAATGCTGTGCGAGGCCATCTCAAGTTCATGGCGAACTTTCTCATCTGTTGAGTTTTCCTTCGTAAAGGAATTGTTTGGCGCAGAAGTCTCTTCTTTAAAATTTTCATCAGGAGTTGTTATAAACAACCTCTCACTTATAAATAACCATCTCACAGATGATAGCATTACTGCTATTGTGAAGCAGTGGTACGCAGACCGACCAACCCTAAGAGCAGTCATCATCGAACCTGGAAATCCGCTAATAACAGATGTCGGCAGAAACATCCTCAATAGGTTTCTGCGTGGTGAACCAGAAACAGATGCAACTACATCTTCAGATGAAACATCTTCAGCTGCCTCTTCTCCAACGCGATCAAAAACACCTATTGTCAGCAAACCTCCACTGCCGCCGAGAAGTTTGTCCTTTCAGTCTTCTGTTAGTGCGAGGTCAGACAAGGATTCCGAAAAAGCAGATTCCGAAAATGGAGATTTGGAAAAGCCCGCTTCAGAGAAAACCGATTCAGAAAAAGAAGATTCAGAAAAGACAGTTTCAGAGAAATCAGATTCAAAAGAAGATTTGGATAATGGAGATTTTAAAAAAGATGCAGAGAAGACGGAGTCGGAACATGGTGATTCGACATCATCGGAAAGTTCAGAATCCAAAAAGTCTGAGTCAAAGACAAATTTGGAAAAAGCGGATGTAAAAAAAGCAAACGCAGAAAAGGATTCAGAACCAGAGGAGTCGTCATGGTCCGAAAGTGATTCACAAAAATCGGAAACGCAACTGGCAGAATCTAAAGAACCCATGACAAAGAAATCAGTTTCTGAAGAGTTTGATCGAAAGAGTCAAGAAAAGCTAGAATCAAACAAAGCTTTAG ATCCTGAAACACCGCGCAGTCAAACTACAAAAACGACTTCAAGTGATGATGATGATATAGATACTGACACGGATGATCAGGCAGGATTGCTAGGATTAAGTAGCACAGAATCAGAGACTACAACTCCCAGAGGTTAA